In Achromobacter pestifer, the DNA window TCCACGTTCTGGCCGCCGCGCTGCGCCACGTCCATGCTGACCGCCGCCAGCTGGTTGGCCTGGGCGGCATTTTCGGCGTTCTGCTTGACGGTGACCGCCAGCTCTTCCATGGTGGACGCGGTTTCTTCGAGCGCCGCGGCCTGTTCTTCGGTACGCACCGACAGGTTGGAATTGCCGGCCGCGATTTCCGCCGCGCCCACGTTGATCTCGTCCACTCCCTGGCGCACGGACGTCACCGTGCGGGTGAGGCTCTCCTGCATGCGTTTGAGCGAAGCGAACAGGACGCCGATCTCATTGTTGGAGCGGGTTTCCACGCGGTTCGTCAGGTCGCCGGCCGCGATGCGATCGAAGTGCCTGCCGGCCTCCTGCAGCGGACGGAGCACGGCGCGGCGGATGAAGGCCCAGCACAGCGCGGCCAGGAGCAGGGCGGCCGATATCAGCGCGACCGCCGAGATCCGGGCGGTGGAGTAGGTCTGCTCGGAGCTTGCCAGCACGCCGTCGCTGCGCTCCTGGACCCGGCCCAGGAAGGCTTGCATGTCTTTCATGAAGTAGGCGTCGGCCTGGGGCAGCCGCCCCTCGTCCTGGCGGTACTTGGCTGGCGAACGTTCCTTGAGGTCGGCTTCCAGTGTATCCAGGATGGCGGCGTACTCGGTGAAGCGCCCCTGCAGCGTTTGGGCCAACTGCTGACCACGCGGGCTCTTGGGTACGGCCATGTAGCGGGCGAAACGCTCGCGCGCCTGCTTCAGATGGCCGGCGGCTTCCTCGCCGGCCAGCCCGGCCTGGTCCATGCCGCCGGCCTGCATGGCAGCCATGCCCGCACCGAGCGCCAGCCGCGCGCGCAGCAGGGCGGCGTTGGCCTCGTAGAGCGGGTCGACCTGATGGACCGCGACATTGTTCAGGTCCTTGATCTCGGTCACGCTTTTCTCGGCGTTCATCCAGCTCAGGCCGCAAGCCAGAGCCAGGGCGACGACGAAGCAGCCCAGAACCAATAGCATTCCGGTACGGACTTTCAGTTTTTCCAGCATGAGAGCTCCTCGTTCTTGAACGCGATCCGCGACGCGCGGGAGCGGGCCAGGCCGCCCGCCGCGCGGCGGAACGGCGAACGTCGCGCCGGATGGCTGCGATGCGTCCGCCACACCACTGCAAATACCCGCAAAAACATGTCTCTTGCGTCTTGCACGTGCTTGCGGTCTGCCAGCCCTGGCCAGACGATAGTTCGTTGAATCCAAAATGTATTTAATTGTTATTAATGACACAATTTGTTGTTTTATACTGCGTCAGTCTGATTTTTCTGGCGTTTTTGAGAGTTGTGCTTTGGCTGTGTTGCAAAAAACTATCGAAGAGTAGTTTTTATGCAACATGTCAGCCACGAAGGCGCGGCCACGGGCCATGCCGCCCGGTTCTCGGGCGGATTGGAAAAAAACCGTAAAAAATGACGGGTTTTAGCGGGTTACAGCGGCGAAATGCGGCGAAAACGACGTTTTCTCCGGCGGCTTGCAATTCGCGTGGACTTTGACCACAATATGGCCTTGATTGCCCCGGTTCCGACCCGAGCCGGGGTTTTGTTTTGGTCGGCCGCGCCGCTCGCCCGTATTGCTTTCACCCGGCTGCCTGCGCGCGCCAGGATTCCGACCTTCACCGAGAACGCTCCGTCCGGGGCGTTTTCTACTTTTGTTTGGGAAACGACATGTCTGCCATTCCTTTGACCGTGCGCGGGGCCGAGCGCTTGCAAGAAGAGCTCCAGCGGCTGAAAACCGTGGAACGTCCTGCCGTTATCAACGCGATCGCTGAAGCGCGTGCGCAGGGTGATCTGTCGGAAAATGCCGAGTACGATGCTGCTCGCGAGCGCCAAGGCTTTATCGAGGGCCGGATTGCCGAGCTTGAAGGCACGCTTTCCAATGCCCATCTGATCGATCCTACCGCCCTGGATGCCGAAGGACGCGCCGTGTTTGGCGCTACTGTCGACATCGAGGACCTGGATTCGGGCGATCGTGTGACGTACCAAATCGTCGGCGACGTTGAAGCCGACATCAAGTCGAACCTGATTTCCGTGTCCAGCCCGGTGGCGCGCGCGTTGATCGGCAAGAGCGAAGGCGATGTGGTCGAGGTCAAGGCCCCGGCAGGCGTTCGCGAGTATGAAGTCCTGGGCGTGCGCTACATCTGACGCCAACGTAGTAAGCTGGAAACTGTCAAAACACCATAGTCCGAACCGTGCGTTCGACTGAATTCCGCGGTTTAATGCGGATCGCTATGGTGGACCGGGCGCGTAAAGCGCCCGTTTTTGTGCCTGGCGCTTACCTTTTCGACGACTTGCGGCTGGTGCCGCTGCGTGCTCCGGCCCGCAGGCTG includes these proteins:
- a CDS encoding methyl-accepting chemotaxis protein produces the protein MLEKLKVRTGMLLVLGCFVVALALACGLSWMNAEKSVTEIKDLNNVAVHQVDPLYEANAALLRARLALGAGMAAMQAGGMDQAGLAGEEAAGHLKQARERFARYMAVPKSPRGQQLAQTLQGRFTEYAAILDTLEADLKERSPAKYRQDEGRLPQADAYFMKDMQAFLGRVQERSDGVLASSEQTYSTARISAVALISAALLLAALCWAFIRRAVLRPLQEAGRHFDRIAAGDLTNRVETRSNNEIGVLFASLKRMQESLTRTVTSVRQGVDEINVGAAEIAAGNSNLSVRTEEQAAALEETASTMEELAVTVKQNAENAAQANQLAAVSMDVAQRGGQNVEQVVATMHGISDSSRRISDIVSVIDSIAFQTNILALNAAVEAARAGEQGKGFAVVAGEVRSLAQRAAQAAKEIKTLIEASVDTVAAGSAQVAAAGQTMQEIVDSVQRVAAIMAEISAASTQQAGGIDQVSLAISQMDEVTQQNAALVEEASAAAAAMEEQARRLAEATSVFKTQSGQVIEAAPVALTGTAAASRLSRT
- the greA gene encoding transcription elongation factor GreA; the encoded protein is MSAIPLTVRGAERLQEELQRLKTVERPAVINAIAEARAQGDLSENAEYDAARERQGFIEGRIAELEGTLSNAHLIDPTALDAEGRAVFGATVDIEDLDSGDRVTYQIVGDVEADIKSNLISVSSPVARALIGKSEGDVVEVKAPAGVREYEVLGVRYI